The following is a genomic window from Prunus persica cultivar Lovell chromosome G7, Prunus_persica_NCBIv2, whole genome shotgun sequence.
tcattttaatatttttctttaaatgctTTGGTTTAGCGTGAGTCCTGAGGCATGTAAATTGACGGAATGATGCTTTGAAATTGACTTCTTTCAATCATCTCAAGCATTTAAACCTGggaagtttttattattttctatttttaaaattactggAGTAAATCTTATATTGATATATTGCAGGACCACTTAGCATTGATGATGGAGCTTCTTGGAATGATGCCACGGAAGGTGAGAAATCTGTAAACCCTaccattaaaattaaactgaaCTTCATCCAACTTAAATTCCGGTCAACTATTTTCCAGATTGCTTTAGGTGGTCGATATTCCCGAGATTACTTTAATAGATATGGTGATTTGAGGCACATCCGTCGCTTGCGTTTTTGGCCCCTGAATAAGGTTCTCGTAGAAAAGTATGAATTCAGCGAGCAAGATGCAAGTGACTTAACTGACTTCCTTGTTCCCATCCTCGACTTTGTCCCTGAGAAACGGCCTACTGCTGCACAATGCCTTCTTCATCCATGGATTAATGCAGGTTCTCGACTATTGGAACCATCTATGGCTTCTGATAAGAAACAAGGCATGGACCATGACACGACTGAAAAGAACAAGAGGGAAAAAGATGAGAGGGAGGCAATGGAGGCTGGAGTGGAAAATATTGCCATTAATTCCGATTCTAAACCTGTCAAAGACCTCCCATCTAGTAGTAAACCCTCCAAGGCAGCCGTAAGTAGTTCATCCAGGTAGAATCCTAGGATAATTTTTGTCTACGGAATATGCCTCTTCATCAGTTTTCTTGTTGGGCTCTGAGATTGCTTCGATTGGCTTGActtacaaatttattttgCGGGATTGCTTCTAATGCTGGCAAACTTCAGCATAAGGAAGTTTGATGCTCCGGTTACAAGTGAACCTTCTTTCAAGCGCAATTGGCAAACACTGTACACTTCTCCTACAACCAGCTCGTCTGTGAAAATGTTCATTTCAATGTGATTCATGTACTGAACTCCAATCGTGATATTGGTACTCTTGAAACACTAAATCACataatgttatttttatttttatttttatttttgaggcCTTCTTTTATTGTTAAGATTCGAAATCTGAGAACCTTCAGAAAATGCGCTAATACAAATTAGTAAAATTTCAATGGTTTAACAAATTATATTTGGAGAGGATAACGATTTTGGCGCTCATTTTTTAGTCATATGCACTACAAACTGAATATTTTATAGAATTTATGCACTCTTGAAATCATTAACCTTTTGAGAATACGAAGTAGATTTTAAGACTACCATAATTTGAAAACTCGTTTTCAGATTATTATCAGCCAAATCAAACAGGCATGACAACAAAAATCAAGGCGGTCGACAGTTAACTATATATTAGATATAGATCACATAATGTTGGGGTCTCCATGGGGGCTGGTGGGAGATTCTTGCCGTCCCATACGTTCTTATTATTCTTTGCCACACAATCAATCACAAACACTTGAAATACAAAACTAAATGTTGGTCTCCATTTGTTGTTGGGGTGGTGGgagtctctctctccctcattCTCAAGTCGTGCAAAACATTCCAACCCCCCAATATCCCATGTGATGtgagacaaaaacaaaaagctcAAAACCATGCACGAGGCAACATATGTTCAAATATTGGCCACATGTGCTCTTCATCATGATGATCCTcccaagaaaagaaattccACTTACAGAGAAAGAAGCCCTTTTGTGGTCAAAGTTGCAGAtacagtcaatttatgcagcATGGCAGCCAAAGCCATAATATTATATGGGAAATTATTGATTTTCTTGAACTTTTTAGTGTAAACAATTGGGAGGAGGTCTTCTTGGAGGCAATCCCAAATtatcaattttgaaaatcatTCGGCAACTTTCCAATGctataaaaattaagaatcAAACCAATATTATATGGAATAATAGATGAGAGGAATCCAAATTCTGTAAACACTACATGAGGTCGGTTGATGATGGTGTTAGCCAGTAGCTAACATGCCCCCATAACCCTACATAAATGCACACTTATTTCATGAGTTGTTAGCCAGTAGCTAACAAGCAACTTAATCTAAACCAGAGACAAGGCCACACTTTGGTTCATGTGTTAGCCAGGAGCTAACGAGCAAAACCAAACCTAAACCAGAGACAAAGCACCACAAGGGGTTCATGTGTTAGCCAGGAGCTAACAAGCAAGCCACCAGAGAGACAAGGCACACTTGTTTTTAACACAACGATGTTGACTGGGGTTGGTCAACTAGCTGTTGGCCAACAGTTCCTAATGATCTTCATAATATACAAACTTCCAATTGCAAACTTTCCCATTGCATTTTATTGGAACCTTTTATCTTTTCGCTATCGTTCTGTATTGTTGCCAGCGATCACTGACTGCTACAGAAGTCTAAGAATCCCAtgaattcttgattttgtatCATTTGGATGCTCGTTTCTATGCCGATCacacctgaaaaaaaaaatccccagAAATAAGAAACCAAGACACGGATGATAAAACTTCGTTTTCGAGTAACTGGGAACATGATTTCAGGTCtgaaaaaaaagtttgtttTACCCATTGTAATAGCGCTAGCAAAGATGACACCAGAGAGGATGAACACAATGATTGATGCTCTCTTGAGAATTGTAACTACTTTTCTTACAAGGCACTGTCCCCAGAAGCCAGCCAAGACAGACACACTTGTGAGGTATAAAGCTGCAAAAGGAATTCacattggaagaagaaaaaaaattaatttcttgtgATCATCAAATGAAATGTATCATAAATAGGCTGCTAACTGAATTAGAAAAGGAGACCAGAAAGGAAAGCTATACCATATGGAATAGGAAACCTCTTGAGCAGGTAGAACTCCACCACCGATAAGGACGCGGAGAATGTCATCACGAATGTAGCTGTTGCACTTGCAACCTGTTCATGGTAGCAGCAAGATGGTTACTCCAACTTAgattttttaagaaactttacTTGTAGTTTCATGAAGCTCAATGTTTTGCGTTGAAAGTACTTGAACTTTACAAGGTAGGTTCTCACCTGAGGGATAACGCCTATCTCAAGAAGGAGAGGGCCAAGAATAAATCCTCCACCGGATCCAAGCAAGCCGCCAACAGTGCCTCCCAAGATACCACAGAGTGCACAGAACGCTATGTGAATAGGAGTCCATGCGATCGAAGCCTCGCAAATTGATTCGGTGTTTCCTGTGCTCATTCTCTTCTTGTGCTCCTTGCACAGCTTGACTGATTCATATCCAAACACTCCAAGTGCAATGGGAAACTGGAGAAACAGAACAAAAGGGTGAAAAAGCCTGTCCCCACAGAACAGTAGGACAATAGAGCTAAGGAACAAGTTGTTCCACTTATCTAGTTGTACTAGTATGCCTACCTGTAAACAGAAGAAGACCCAATACCATGCACTGCAAGCATTTACATCATTCTGCACTCAATTTATAAAGTATCAAAAGTAGGCAatcagggagagagagagagagagagagagagagagagagagagagagagagatctacTTGCCTTGAGGACTTGAAGAACTAGGAAAAGAACCCAAACTACTACCAGCACCACAACCCTTTTCCACCTAAGGTTGAACTTTAATATTTGctgaaaaaaaatggaaaattttcaGCCCCTTACCACGAGAAGATAATTAACACATCATAGAATTTTATATGCCAGCTTTTGCTTACCAGTATTGATTTCTCTTCTCTAGGAAGTAATGGCTCGTACTGTGTATCAATTAGAACTGCAccttacccaaaaaaaaaaaaaaagacagtaGATTGAATTTCAGGAACAGAAGGaaatacacacacacgcaTACAAAGTCACACAGATGTACTTGTGTCGTACGTTCACCCCTAGAGTCCACTACAGTTGCTTGCTGCCTTGCAAATTCTTTCTGcaaaattttcagaaatttATTCATCATGTAATCAGTCAACTTTGATAATAATCTTCAAATATTCTACATAATGCATAATTAATACCAGTCAAAAATGTCTGACCTTCATGATAGTCTCTTCCTTCCACATCTCAAACCCTTTAAAACAAGACCTTGATGAAGTTCCtgatacaatttaaaaaacaaaaaggaaaaaattgaaattaacaaaaattttaaaaaatatatgaaattgggTTGGATAAGAAATACATGTTGACTGTGATTCTACAGACCCAAGAAGAGTATAATGATGAGGACAGTGATGAGCCAGTAGGGGAAGACAACACTGAGAGCCACACCCAAGGTGATGCCAAGCATGAGCATGGGCTGAAAGAGAAGGGCCAGATCATAGTCTATAATTGGCACTTCTTTTGTTGGATGAGGCACTCTCAAATTGTACCAGACTGATGATGCAGATGCCCCCATTATCATACCTGTGACCAAGTCAACATGcacatccaaattaaattCAGTAACTATGAAAgtacaaaacagaaaaaaagaaataacatTTACTCAATAAAGTAAGAGATATGTATCTAAGCCAATCAAGCACAAAAGTGTAGGGGCAAAATTCAGAATCTGGGGAAGACACAAGTGGGAGACAGAAAGACATCATTGCTCTGGCTACCCTTTTGGATATTAAAACAtgtgacttttttttaattaaattttctggCCATATATGTAATAGATTCCATGTGATTATATATAGGTTCTTTTTATATGtgttaaataaaatttctgaCATCATGAACTCAATGAAAACCAGAAGAAAAAGGTAGTCTTTGAAAGTTgaaataaatcaaaagaatggaggaagaagatgtGTAGAGAAATGAAATTACATTTGGAAAGAGCAGCAGCAGACTTTGTATCAAATCCAACAATTAAAGTAAGCATAGGAACAAATATTCCACCCCCTCCTACACCTCCTACTGTCCCACATGCTGATCCCAGAAAACCAATCACTGTCGCCAAAACAAGTCTCCAACTAAACTTCAATTcctgcattaaaaaaaatgaacaaagcCCATCACACTTTAAGCAACACTTTGTAATTTCCTCATAAACATAACATAAATATATGCATGTAtggagagatagagagagagacacacacacacaaaaccagagaaaaaagagagagaaggagacaTACGGGCCAGGTTTTGTCTGTGCTGGAGAGGTGGGAAGAAAGATtggaattgagagagagagaaagacggGATTGAAGGGGAGAGTCGTAACCATTCTGGTACTGCGTGACGAAGAACACAGAGAGAATAGCCACCGAAAAACTTGATAGGAGATAGAAAACTAAGCCTCTTGTGGCCATCGAACAGTGGTTGGTTGGTTTCTCGCTTCTAGCAGAAACACCGAGCACTTATTTAGAAGAAGATATAACTGTAAGGTTCTGTTTTCGCTTGGCTTCGCTGGACGCCCAGATAcgttattttctattttccaacaaaacaatgcgagagagatagagagaaccAATGTGTTCCAAGAGGCTTAAATAGCGTTATataatatgagagagagatggagagagagaaggagagagggTGAATTGTCGTTTAATAGAAGAGCACACATGACATGAGAGTGATACGACACATCTAGAGTCACATGGATCAACTAGGGCATCAGACCTAAGGTGACCTgaatcaaatttattttatgaattagAGTTACCATAAGGGATATACACTAGAAAAtattccttttattttgttgccaTCTAAACCATTCATAAAACGAACGTAGTCACGTCCATTAGGGAAATTTGGATTAGGACTTCGCTCCTATATGACATGTcacgtaatttttttttaaatcaaacaaatgataatattttattagattaattaaaaCGTAACATATTATTTATGTAACACGTCTTATATTTTGACTAGACAGTAAATGTTTAAGTTTTGTTCTCCCTctgttttaaataattaaatcctAATTAAAGACGATAATCATGACATTTAATATTATGTGACAACGCTCGCTCAATACTTTAACAAAAAGTCAGTGTAAGATCAAAACGACATCACTCTACTAGCAATTAACAATTGTCAATACGTGTCAAAGAAAACCTTCCTTTTCTTTGGCAAAAATTATCAATCAATCAGACGATTACTCCCAGATCttctgaaactttttttttttggcatcaacgattctttttattttctcaatcttTTGATCTCTTAATCATTAAGTGTAAATTTCACATCCATTTACCTCGGTTACCTCGGTGTCGGACGGTGAAAAAGTGGGTGTACTTCTCACACAGTCAGACTCAAGATTCCAGTTCTCTGTCTTTTTAACTTTCAGAGTTGGCAGGTCTACGCATGCAAGCCTTAGAGTAACTCCATTCATTTGCTCTTAACCATAGTAAGGGGGGAGTTAGGGTAGTCACTATTCACGTAAATAGTAGTTGTCCTTACAAATAgaattttgtgtttccacccattgccatggctaagggcaattactatttatttatttttttgtttttttcacaaattttttaatgaaaataattaatttggataatatttttagaTAAGATTTCCGGGTCCttacgtgtcaagactattcataatcggataaaatttccggataagatttttggattcaaatttcggatgaatttcaaaattcaaatttcagataaattttttggttcaaatttcgaatgaatttcaaaattcaaaattcatacaaatttgggttcaaatttcggatgaatttcaaatttcatataaaattttcatccaatcaaatcaagccacgtggcatgtctatcttgctaaaattttctataaaactagaggctcagctcatacttctcacaccacatctttctatgttttcatttctcagagtttagaattcatacttcattcattctcaatggaagattttaggagatgcttggagaggcaagagcgagaaacaaatgagagaaaccgtagagcagatgaaaTCAATGAGTTGCAAAGACAAGTTGATGAACAAGTTGtcatagcagtggctttgcaagatgaagagaaccaaggtcgccgccGTAGTTCACAAGTCGGCCGCCGCCAGAATGTGGACATACATAAacattctcggggtaagaatcttttggaagattattttatcccaacttctttatACTCtaatgttgattttcgaaggcgatttagaatgcaacctcatttgttcaataaagtcatgcatgatatttgcaattatgatgcatactttgttcaaaagtgtgatgctactggggttttggggcttcttccggagcaaaagcttacagctgttatacgaatgttggcgtatggagcatctgctgatcaggtggatgagattgcccagatggggaagtccactacattggaggctttggtaagattttgtcaagcagtTGAAACTTTGTAcactagggactacctgcgtAGACCTACTCCCAGGGACCTCCAACGGCTTCTATAAAAAGCCGAAACTCGAGGATTTccaggaatgattggtagcatcgactgcatgcactggcaatggaaaAATTGCCCAACTACCTGACAAGGTGattacggaaatagaaaagcCCAAAAAGGTTCATCCTTGAAGCCTTTGCTGGCttcgacacatgggtttggcatgccttctttggagttgtaggatcccaaaatgacctcaacgtgctgggtcaatccccggtcttcaacgatgtattgaCAGGCCAGGGCCCCAATATCACCTATTAAGTCAACAATACAGTGTACCAGacggggtattatctagctgacggcatctacccgaggtggaccacttttgtcaaatccattccgaatccccgatcccagaagcaaaaattatttgctacctaTCAAGAAGGATACATgaaagatgtcgaaaggtgttttggcatccttcaagctcagtggttgattattcgaggtgcggcccgtatgtttgatgaggagatcctcagaagcattatgatgacttgcatcatcctccataatatgattgtggaggatgagtacgaTTATGATGTTTTAGAGGTCTACGAACCGGATCCAATGAACACGGCCTTGAcacggatttatgaaaggcccataGGGCCAAGTGGAGAACCGTTTGAGCCGGAACCGTTGGTGAGGGATGGTCATTTCATGACCTGaatgatagatcgatatatagagatgcaatcttcgtatattcatgaaatgcgtcaagttcccttgatggagcatctatgggcagtgaaaggcaatgaagatgaatgatggagcatagatgctttggttatgttttatttagttatggttaggttgtgttgtatttttatttattatggtttggttgtggtttgttattattattgtggtatgtttgtagtttttttatattttaattttgttttgtttgaagtatggaatatgttgaataaaaaggtaatttattgaatgctttgtttattaaataaagaaatctaatacaagtcattaagaattactactactaaaataaaatacatgaattacaacttctttaatagaaaacatgaaaaatacaaatacataaaaggtatgctaactaatttaatggtttccatcatttaaccaatccgtgttgctaggcccatcatcccggaaaagtattcttctcataacatccatTCGTTCTAGtttccaaaattattttttttcaggggacatatgacttgtattcatcgccatggtttcccgatccatcttgtccatattttttttgcgcaaatactccctttctcaTGCATACTCGGCTTGAAGGGCCAACTCGTTATCCTGGCGTTTctgctccatttcaattcttatgccGTTTTGCCTtacaatttcctccaaaaactttgaattattattgcttgaattacccgctttctttgccttcgcggcctttcggccaatgggcctcAGCTCAttttcgatgggtgagtcttgactcataggggaatcaagaggtgaatccgatgttattgaatcacggagtggcgtctcATTTAACACAACAGCGGGACCCGTCGGAATAATTATGAAGCGTTTGCAATATTTCACCACCTCACACCATTCATgatggttgaaattttttttgccacccCAGTTGCACCGAACCATatttgtgcttgaatcatctatttaacaaaaaaatggaaatgcaataaatatttaaaatatattggatatgcaagtaacaaaaaaaataataatggaaatgcaattaaccttacaaataaattagaagtgcaagaaaattaagaaacaattggaaatgcaagaaatattaacaacatactgaaaatgcaagaaatattaacaaaatattgaaaatgcaagaaatatgaacaaaatatttaaaatgcaagaaatattaacaaaatatttaaaatgcaagaaatatgaacaaaatattgaaaatgcaagaaatattaacaaaatatttaaaatgcaagaaatattaacaaaatatttaaaatgcaagaaatattaacaaaatattgaacatgaaataaatattaacaaaatatatatatattaggagattaaacttaataaaacaaaaattataaaatacttacctcgttagtacgattttccccgcttctatagttgtccatcgcttttgccagggcatctctccattttcccaattctttattgagaattttccacctactagaTAATGTCATCTCCGTACGAGTAGACCCCGGAAttcttttcacaaaattcggcatgaatttttttccacatatgaaaaaatttcatctcattgccggacacgggacaatgacaaatttggagccaagcctcacacaaggaaacatcttccatggtgctccaagcccctccgATTTCGATAaaagaagccataaaaatatgaaataaaaatacaaggtgaaaaagaggaaaatgttgagtaaagagtgaataatagtagaagtataatgaaatgtatgaggattggtgttgaaagtgaaaggtatttataggtatttatagaaaaaaaaatctgaattttttagaattctttaaaaaaaaatttgattttttttcataattttattgcccaaaaaatGCCAACCGTTGGATTGGAATCGGAGATGCTGATCGGAGCGCTGGGGGCGCAACATGTGGCATCTTCCCATTGGAACTGGCgtcgcgctgacgtcagcgcgcgctggttcaaattttttttaccgttggcgcgtgcattgaACACGCTCGCTGACATCAGCGTGACACAAGTGCTAACGTCACAGCCCGCGGGCTGAACTTGCCTTCGGGCTGGTCCGAATTGGTAGGTAGGACCCACTCCCCCCCCCCTGAGCTTGGGTTGACCGCTggaaccaatttttttttttcccctagcCTTGGGCTCAGCTGCCCGTTGGAACTGCTCTTACAAGTGGCAGTTCCTATCATGGAAGTGGTGGAACACATTTTGATGTAGGCCTGGGCACAGATCGGTTCGGAACGGTAGAAAGCTCTTCCGTTAACCAAATCAAGGACTTCGATAGACCATTTTCTCTTCCGTTAACCAAATCAAGGACTTCGGTAGACCATTTTCTCATCCGTTAACGAAACCAAAGACTTCGGTAGACTTCGGATCAGTTAACTTAATATTCGATTCGGATTGGATGGTACACCGGTAGTACCGTAATAAAAACAtactaataaaaata
Proteins encoded in this region:
- the LOC18771216 gene encoding uncharacterized protein LOC18771216 isoform X1; translation: MATRGLVFYLLSSFSVAILSVFFVTQYQNGYDSPLQSRLSLSLNSNLSSHLSSTDKTWPELKFSWRLVLATVIGFLGSACGTVGGVGGGGIFVPMLTLIVGFDTKSAAALSKCMIMGASASSVWYNLRVPHPTKEVPIIDYDLALLFQPMLMLGITLGVALSVVFPYWLITVLIIILFLGTSSRSCFKGFEMWKEETIMKKEFARQQATVVDSRGERAVLIDTQYEPLLPREEKSILQILKFNLRWKRVVVLVVVWVLFLVLQVLKNDVNACSAWYWVFFCLQFPIALGVFGYESVKLCKEHKKRMSTGNTESICEASIAWTPIHIAFCALCGILGGTVGGLLGSGGGFILGPLLLEIGVIPQVASATATFVMTFSASLSVVEFYLLKRFPIPYALYLTSVSVLAGFWGQCLVRKVVTILKRASIIVFILSGVIFASAITMGVIGIETSIQMIQNQEFMGFLDFCSSQ
- the LOC18771216 gene encoding uncharacterized protein LOC18771216 isoform X2 encodes the protein MATRGLVFYLLSSFSVAILSVFFVTQYQNGYDSPLQSRLSLSLNSNLSSHLSSTDKTWPELKFSWRLVLATVIGFLGSACGTVGGVGGGGIFVPMLTLIVGFDTKSAAALSKCMIMGASASSVWYNLRVPHPTKEVPIIDYDLALLFQPMLMLGITLGVALSVVFPYWLITVLIIILFLGTSSRSCFKGFEMWKEETIMKKEFARQQATVVDSRGELLIDTQYEPLLPREEKSILQILKFNLRWKRVVVLVVVWVLFLVLQVLKNDVNACSAWYWVFFCLQFPIALGVFGYESVKLCKEHKKRMSTGNTESICEASIAWTPIHIAFCALCGILGGTVGGLLGSGGGFILGPLLLEIGVIPQVASATATFVMTFSASLSVVEFYLLKRFPIPYALYLTSVSVLAGFWGQCLVRKVVTILKRASIIVFILSGVIFASAITMGVIGIETSIQMIQNQEFMGFLDFCSSQ